A single Inediibacterium massiliense DNA region contains:
- a CDS encoding peptidylprolyl isomerase: MNKQVLATVNGCEITKEDLELVVQHAPAEQKMQLNTLAGKKYLLNEMITQQMLYLDAKKKGLDQDEEFLKELKAVGENLLKQYAVRKLLDTVVVDEAEVKEYYEKNPEQFVKGPCVHAKHILVKEEEQAQNILKEIKAGKKFEDAASEYSECPSKANGGDLGEFEKGKMVPEFEKVAFELEIGKVSEPVKTQFGYHLILVEDKKDKKEIPFEEVKNTIKDYMLRMKQNDTYKSYADGLRDQYEITTHEDLLK; the protein is encoded by the coding sequence ATGAATAAACAAGTTTTAGCTACTGTTAATGGATGTGAAATTACAAAAGAAGATTTAGAGCTAGTGGTACAACATGCACCAGCAGAACAAAAAATGCAATTGAATACTTTAGCAGGAAAAAAATATCTTTTAAATGAAATGATTACACAACAAATGCTTTATTTAGATGCAAAGAAAAAAGGATTAGATCAAGATGAAGAATTTTTAAAAGAGTTAAAAGCTGTAGGAGAAAATCTTTTAAAGCAATATGCTGTAAGAAAATTATTAGATACAGTTGTTGTAGATGAAGCTGAAGTAAAAGAATATTATGAAAAAAATCCTGAGCAATTTGTAAAAGGACCTTGTGTACATGCAAAGCATATTTTAGTAAAAGAAGAAGAACAAGCACAAAATATTTTAAAAGAAATAAAAGCTGGTAAAAAATTTGAAGATGCAGCAAGTGAGTATTCAGAGTGTCCATCTAAAGCAAATGGTGGAGATTTAGGAGAATTTGAAAAAGGAAAAATGGTTCCTGAATTTGAAAAAGTAGCTTTTGAATTGGAAATAGGAAAAGTGAGTGAACCGGTAAAAACTCAATTTGGATATCATTTGATTTTAGTAGAAGATAAAAAAGATAAAAAAGAGATTCCTTTTGAAGAAGTAAAAAATACAATCAAAGACTATATGTTAAGAATGAAACAAAATGATACATATAAATCTTATGCAGATGGATTAAGAGATCAATATGAAATTACAACACATGAAGATTTACTAAAATAA
- a CDS encoding DUF1292 domain-containing protein: MENKKIVTLLDEEGKKEDMEVVDTIEMEENKYALLAPIGEDEDAYVYKVVEKDGKEEYIPVEDDDEFNMVLEEYESYFDEE; this comes from the coding sequence ATGGAAAATAAAAAAATAGTAACTCTTTTAGATGAAGAAGGAAAAAAAGAGGATATGGAAGTAGTAGATACTATAGAGATGGAAGAAAATAAATATGCTCTTTTGGCACCTATTGGAGAAGATGAAGATGCTTATGTATATAAAGTAGTTGAAAAAGATGGAAAAGAAGAATACATACCTGTAGAAGATGATGATGAATTTAATATGGTATTAGAAGAATATGAATCTTATTTTGATGAAGAATAA
- the rlmN gene encoding 23S rRNA (adenine(2503)-C(2))-methyltransferase RlmN translates to MQEKIDLKSCTIEELENFLETLNEKKFRGKQIFSWIHKGVEDLDEMTNLSKDLREKLKEKAYISTLKIENVLISTIDETRKYLFLLEDGNIIESVWMKYKHGNSVCVSTQVGCKMGCSFCASTLEGVIRNLTAGEILDQILSIQKDAKERVSNVVLMGSGEPFDNYEEVLKFLEIVNHKNGLNIGLRNITISTCGLVPKLLDFAEKKPQVTLAISLHAANDELRSSMMPINRKYPLEELLKACKSYTEKTNKRITFEYALIKDVNDREKDAIELSKKIKNILCHVNLIPLNQVDERGYERANMDRVRNFQNILKKKGIEATIRRELGRDIQAACGQLRRRYLKNN, encoded by the coding sequence ATGCAAGAAAAAATAGACTTAAAAAGTTGTACCATAGAAGAATTAGAAAATTTTTTAGAAACATTAAATGAAAAGAAATTTAGAGGAAAGCAGATTTTTAGTTGGATTCATAAAGGAGTAGAAGATTTAGATGAAATGACAAATCTTTCTAAGGATTTAAGAGAAAAATTAAAAGAAAAAGCTTATATTAGTACACTTAAAATTGAAAATGTATTGATATCTACAATAGATGAAACTAGAAAATATTTATTTTTATTAGAAGATGGAAACATCATAGAAAGTGTATGGATGAAGTATAAACATGGAAATTCTGTATGTGTATCGACTCAGGTAGGATGTAAGATGGGATGCAGTTTTTGTGCATCTACATTAGAAGGAGTGATTAGAAATCTAACAGCAGGAGAGATACTAGATCAAATTTTATCTATACAAAAGGATGCAAAAGAAAGAGTATCTAATGTAGTTTTAATGGGAAGTGGAGAACCTTTTGATAATTATGAAGAGGTCTTAAAATTTTTAGAAATTGTAAATCATAAGAATGGTTTAAATATTGGACTTAGAAATATCACTATATCTACTTGTGGACTTGTACCTAAGCTTTTAGATTTCGCAGAAAAAAAACCTCAAGTAACTCTTGCTATTTCTTTACATGCTGCCAATGATGAACTAAGAAGCAGTATGATGCCTATTAATAGAAAATATCCTTTGGAAGAATTATTAAAGGCTTGCAAATCATATACAGAAAAAACAAATAAAAGAATTACATTTGAATATGCATTAATTAAAGATGTAAATGATCGAGAAAAAGATGCAATAGAACTTTCAAAAAAAATAAAAAATATATTGTGTCATGTGAATTTGATTCCTCTCAATCAAGTAGATGAAAGAGGATATGAAAGAGCAAATATGGATCGAGTAAGAAATTTTCAAAATATATTAAAGAAAAAAGGAATCGAAGCTACCATAAGAAGAGAATTAGGAAGAGATATTCAAGCTGCTTGTGGACAATTAAGAAGAAGATATTTAAAAAATAATTAA
- a CDS encoding M14 family metallopeptidase → MRILKRGSQGTDVMEIQALLKKIGYDPGPIDGIFGTKTEEAVKNFQRDNGLTPDGIIGPQTYKALEPLLLGYDEYIVQPGDTMYKIAKKYYTNVNNIVAANPNINPYNLQIGQKLIVPFGIDVVDTNIDYTYEILERDILGLKARYPFLQVGVAGKSVLGKNLYYIKIGNGPNQVFYNGAHHSLEWITSPLLMKFVENFSKAYIKNEKIRAYDVQDIWEKSTIYILPMVNPDGVNLVLNGLDPNNPYYENLIQWNNGSTDFSKNWQANIRGVDLNHNYNALWELSKEMEPAYGVYGPGPTRYSGPYPESEPESKAVADFTRNHNFRLVLAYHTQGEVIYWNFENMAPPVAKEIGELFSKVSGYDLAQTYGITSYAGYKDWFIQDYKRPGYTIEAGKGVNPLPIEQFPRIYEENEEILLLAPLV, encoded by the coding sequence TTGAGAATTCTAAAGAGAGGATCACAGGGAACGGATGTAATGGAAATTCAGGCTCTTTTAAAAAAGATAGGATACGATCCGGGTCCTATAGATGGTATATTTGGAACAAAAACAGAAGAAGCAGTTAAAAATTTTCAAAGGGATAATGGACTAACTCCGGATGGAATTATTGGACCTCAAACATACAAAGCTTTAGAACCTCTTTTATTAGGATATGATGAATATATAGTACAGCCTGGAGATACTATGTATAAGATTGCAAAAAAATATTATACAAATGTAAATAATATAGTAGCTGCTAATCCAAATATTAATCCTTATAACCTTCAAATAGGACAAAAGCTTATTGTTCCCTTCGGAATAGATGTAGTAGATACAAATATTGATTATACTTATGAAATTTTAGAAAGGGATATTTTAGGACTAAAGGCAAGATATCCATTTTTACAAGTAGGAGTAGCAGGAAAAAGTGTTTTAGGAAAAAATCTATACTATATTAAAATTGGAAATGGGCCAAATCAAGTTTTTTATAATGGAGCCCATCATTCACTAGAATGGATTACTTCTCCACTTTTAATGAAGTTTGTAGAAAATTTTTCAAAGGCTTATATAAAGAATGAAAAAATCAGAGCATATGATGTACAAGATATATGGGAGAAAAGTACGATTTATATTTTACCTATGGTCAATCCAGATGGTGTGAATTTAGTACTCAATGGTCTAGATCCAAATAATCCATACTATGAAAACTTGATTCAATGGAATAATGGAAGTACAGATTTTTCTAAAAACTGGCAAGCAAATATAAGAGGTGTAGATTTAAATCATAATTATAATGCATTATGGGAGCTTTCAAAGGAAATGGAGCCTGCATATGGTGTATATGGACCAGGGCCTACAAGGTATTCAGGACCTTATCCAGAATCAGAACCAGAATCAAAGGCAGTAGCAGATTTTACAAGAAATCACAATTTTAGATTGGTACTGGCTTATCATACTCAAGGAGAAGTAATTTATTGGAACTTTGAAAATATGGCACCTCCTGTAGCAAAGGAAATTGGAGAGTTGTTTTCAAAGGTAAGTGGATATGATTTAGCACAAACTTATGGAATTACTTCTTATGCAGGATATAAAGATTGGTTTATACAAGACTACAAAAGACCAGGATATACTATTGAGGCAGGAAAAGGAGTCAATCCTCTTCCTATAGAACAATTTCCAAGGATTTATGAGGAAAATGAAGAAATACTTTTATTAGCACCATTAGTATAA
- a CDS encoding universal stress protein UspA, with product MNTEYNIMVCVTQQKTCERLIRRGAQIRDQQDGELFVIHVAKEGEHFLGKSKEGDALEYLFEKSKAYGANLTVVRSHDVLTTLGELAQKNNIHLIILGESYENEDKNVVNKLQKKLSEGIEIEIVPVQKKEKVS from the coding sequence ATGAATACAGAATATAATATTATGGTATGTGTAACCCAGCAAAAGACCTGTGAAAGACTAATTAGAAGAGGTGCACAAATAAGAGATCAACAGGATGGAGAATTATTTGTTATTCATGTAGCAAAAGAAGGAGAGCATTTTTTAGGAAAATCTAAAGAAGGAGATGCTTTAGAATATCTTTTTGAAAAATCTAAAGCTTATGGGGCAAATCTTACAGTAGTAAGATCTCATGATGTGTTAACAACTTTAGGAGAGTTAGCTCAAAAAAATAACATACATTTGATTATTTTAGGGGAATCCTATGAAAATGAAGATAAAAATGTAGTAAACAAATTACAAAAGAAGTTGTCAGAAGGTATTGAAATAGAAATTGTACCTGTACAAAAGAAGGAAAAAGTAAGTTAA
- a CDS encoding TIGR01212 family radical SAM protein (This family includes YhcC from E. coli K-12, an uncharacterized radical SAM protein.), whose translation MLNRYRIYSSYLKEKYKEKVYKIPIHLPVTCPNRDGTLGCGGCIFCGEEGAGFENLPSSLSIKEQLVQNISYIQKKYKANKFIAYFQNYTNTYLPLSIFKEYILEACEENIVEISISTRPDCIHDDYLSFLKEIKDKKNINILIELGLQSVNYHTLKKINRGHTLAEFIDAIVRIKKYGFETCAHMILNFPWDKEEDVIEGAKILSSLGVDQVKLHSLYIVKDSPMGKMYEDKEFEMMPLEDYIHRVILFLEYIDPNIVFQRIIGRAPKENTLFCNWNTSWWKIKDMLEEKMDKLDSYQGKRFDYLNGKGLKNIHKKENTL comes from the coding sequence ATGCTAAATCGGTATAGGATCTATTCTAGTTATTTAAAAGAAAAATATAAAGAAAAGGTATATAAAATTCCTATTCATCTGCCCGTTACTTGTCCAAATAGAGATGGTACTTTAGGATGTGGAGGATGTATATTTTGTGGAGAAGAAGGGGCAGGTTTTGAAAATCTGCCCAGTAGTTTATCTATAAAAGAGCAATTGGTTCAAAACATTTCTTATATACAAAAAAAATATAAAGCAAATAAATTTATTGCATATTTTCAAAATTACACAAATACCTATCTTCCTCTTTCTATATTTAAAGAATATATATTAGAAGCTTGTGAGGAAAATATAGTAGAAATCTCTATATCTACACGACCAGATTGTATTCATGATGATTATTTATCTTTTTTAAAAGAGATAAAGGATAAGAAAAATATAAATATATTGATTGAATTAGGACTTCAAAGTGTCAATTACCATACGCTAAAAAAAATTAATAGAGGGCATACCCTTGCAGAATTTATTGATGCCATTGTGCGTATTAAAAAATATGGTTTTGAAACTTGCGCTCATATGATTTTAAATTTTCCATGGGATAAGGAAGAAGATGTAATAGAAGGAGCTAAAATATTATCTTCTTTAGGAGTGGATCAAGTAAAGCTCCATTCTTTGTATATTGTAAAGGATTCTCCTATGGGAAAAATGTATGAAGATAAAGAATTTGAAATGATGCCTTTAGAGGATTATATCCATAGAGTGATTCTTTTTTTAGAATATATTGATCCTAATATTGTTTTTCAAAGAATTATTGGAAGGGCGCCAAAGGAAAATACTTTATTTTGTAATTGGAATACAAGTTGGTGGAAAATTAAGGATATGTTAGAGGAGAAGATGGATAAGCTAGATAGCTATCAAGGAAAAAGATTTGATTATTTAAATGGTAAAGGATTAAAGAATATACATAAAAAAGAGAATACTCTATGA
- the gap gene encoding type I glyceraldehyde-3-phosphate dehydrogenase has product MSIKVGINGFGRIGKNVLKAWLEREMDIEIVAINSTSGPEKHAHIFKYDSLYGILPYDVKATEKSIIIGEKEIQFTAYRDPAQIPWKELGVDIVIESTGKFTAREDCQKHIDAGAKKVIISAPGKNEDKTIVMGVNHTEYDPEKHHVVSNASCTTNCLAPVAKVINDEFKIKKGLMTTVHAYTNDQRILDLPHKDLRRARAAAESIIPTTTGAAKAVALVLPDLKGKLNGMAMRVPTPVVSVVDLVVELEKNTTAEEVNQKLKEASEGALSGVLGYCEEPLVSIDYKKDYRSSIVDALSTMMVGENMLKVVSWYDNEWGYSNRVIDLAEYMGKMGC; this is encoded by the coding sequence ATGTCAATTAAAGTAGGAATCAATGGTTTTGGAAGAATCGGAAAGAATGTATTAAAAGCTTGGTTAGAAAGAGAAATGGATATAGAAATTGTGGCGATTAACAGTACAAGTGGACCAGAAAAGCATGCACATATTTTTAAATATGATTCTTTATATGGAATTTTACCTTATGATGTAAAAGCTACTGAAAAATCTATTATTATAGGAGAAAAAGAGATTCAATTTACAGCATACAGAGATCCAGCACAAATTCCTTGGAAGGAATTAGGAGTAGATATTGTAATTGAATCAACAGGAAAGTTTACAGCTAGAGAAGATTGTCAAAAACATATTGATGCGGGAGCAAAAAAAGTAATTATTTCTGCTCCAGGAAAAAATGAAGATAAAACTATTGTAATGGGTGTAAATCATACAGAATATGATCCAGAAAAACATCATGTTGTGTCTAATGCATCTTGTACAACAAATTGTTTAGCACCTGTTGCAAAAGTTATTAACGACGAGTTTAAAATTAAAAAAGGTCTTATGACAACTGTACATGCATATACAAATGATCAAAGAATATTAGATTTACCACATAAAGATTTAAGAAGAGCAAGAGCAGCGGCAGAATCTATTATTCCAACTACAACAGGAGCTGCAAAGGCAGTTGCATTAGTATTACCAGATTTAAAGGGAAAATTAAACGGAATGGCTATGAGAGTACCAACTCCAGTAGTTTCTGTAGTAGATTTAGTTGTTGAATTAGAAAAAAATACTACAGCTGAAGAAGTAAATCAAAAATTAAAAGAAGCTTCTGAAGGAGCTTTATCTGGAGTATTAGGATATTGTGAAGAGCCACTTGTATCTATAGATTATAAAAAAGATTATAGATCTTCTATTGTAGATGCATTATCTACTATGATGGTTGGAGAGAATATGTTAAAAGTAGTATCTTGGTATGATAATGAATGGGGATATTCTAACAGAGTGATTGATTTAGCTGAATATATGGGAAAAATGGGATGCTAA
- a CDS encoding HAD family hydrolase yields the protein MKDILVVWDVDGTLIDAKDCGREALNRTFYKIFGIENGFRGVSLSGRLDACIVEDALKQNNISYANMDLFFDTYVKILEDVIKNKKYIQILPGIKEILQCENQDHIFHILGTGNIERGARIKLKAHEIDEYFLLGGFGDDKVQRWQMVQKAIEKAQKFKEINYLNENIYVIGDTTKDIYCAKKLGVRSIAVSTGSDTKEELFKDEPDYLFENLGDIQKFFDLFL from the coding sequence ATGAAAGATATATTGGTTGTATGGGATGTAGATGGCACTTTGATTGATGCAAAAGATTGCGGAAGAGAAGCTTTAAATAGAACATTTTATAAGATATTTGGAATTGAGAATGGATTTAGAGGGGTTTCTTTGTCAGGGAGACTAGATGCTTGTATTGTTGAAGATGCATTGAAACAAAATAATATTTCTTATGCAAACATGGATTTGTTTTTTGATACATATGTAAAAATTTTAGAAGATGTTATAAAAAATAAAAAATATATACAAATATTGCCAGGAATCAAAGAAATTCTTCAATGTGAAAATCAAGATCATATTTTTCATATTTTAGGAACTGGAAATATTGAAAGAGGAGCTAGAATTAAATTAAAAGCTCATGAAATAGATGAATATTTTCTTCTAGGAGGTTTTGGAGATGACAAAGTACAAAGATGGCAAATGGTTCAAAAGGCAATAGAAAAAGCACAAAAGTTTAAAGAAATAAATTATTTAAATGAAAATATTTATGTAATAGGAGATACTACAAAAGATATTTATTGTGCAAAAAAATTAGGAGTGCGTAGTATTGCTGTTTCTACAGGGTCTGATACAAAAGAAGAATTATTCAAAGACGAACCAGATTATTTGTTTGAAAATCTAG